From Hirundo rustica isolate bHirRus1 chromosome 1, bHirRus1.pri.v3, whole genome shotgun sequence, a single genomic window includes:
- the TNFRSF11A gene encoding tumor necrosis factor receptor superfamily member 11A isoform X1 has protein sequence MPVPSGCWLLLLCLAAAGKQLSLQITPPCESEQHYEYSGRCCRKCEPGKYLSARCTATSDSVCQPCGPNEYMDVWNEEDKCLLHKICDQGKALREVNPGNSTFQRQCACTMGYHWNEDCDCCQRNTVCAPGLGVKPPVQQDRDTMCIPCPRGFFSKVSSSTDECKSWTNCTALGMEESVPGTDKSDAVCKERKMPEPSEDGTNRILYVLIVILFFVTLIGIVVFIVYYKKKGKKLTADLQNWANEVCSQIKGTKEPPRDAFVTVNITNAAVPQTSEDTCLLVPSGSPVPGNSCCTSGHTPCRNESPSTEPCEAGGFSAVTETDDYQFPPVPTEDEYMDKDLHNTDYLSLLSQTASKTVSSLSEPVEAGENDSLNQYFSGIGSTEDVSVSQGFHPPSNTDGAHVATEQLLQKSCQHGHGCPKETGNKDTDHFATNCDSEKICVRCGILYRESPQKCDKPCCAAADSTSTSPETASCAQCTCGLNSLSAGQSTLANDLGMEDAPSDSTNMKYQSTNRSTSGTHRSTSGTHSSTSDLPPASGNVTGNSNSTFISSGQVMNFKGDIIVVYLSQNSQEGATASGPSEENVGSPVQEENLSRCETFAGNAQHYKEKCAELQGACPAPGSGGPRWPGGALARERGPSCGGQASQPVQEEGKLGHFSEKVLN, from the exons ctgtcaCTACAAATCACTCCGCCCTGTGAGAGCGAACAACACTATGAGTACTCTGGACGGTGCTGCAGGAAGTGTGAGCCAG GGAAGTATTTGTCTGCTAGATGCACTGCTACTTCTGATAGCGTGTGCCAGCCGTGTGGCCCAAACGAGTATATGGATGTCTGGAATGAAGAAGATAAATGCTTACTACATAAAATATGTGATCAAG gGAAGGCCTTGAGAGAAGTGAACCCAGGAAACAGCACGTTCCAGCGGCAGTGTGCTTGTACGATGGGCTACCACTGGAACGAGGACTGTGACTGCTGTCAGCGAAATACCGTGTGTGCTCCTGGGCTCGGAGTCAAGCCTCCTG TGCAACAAGACAGGGACACAATGTGCATACCATGTCCCAGAGGCTTCTTCTCAAAGGTCTCTTCATCCACCGACGAGTGTAAATCCTGGACCAA CTGTACAGCTCTAGGAATGGAAGAAAGTGTGCCTGGGACTGACAAGTCTGATGCAGTTTGTAAAGAACGGAAGATGCCTGAGCCATCAGAAGATG GAACAAACAGGATCTTATACGTGTTGATTGTCATCTTGTTTTTCGTGACACTAATTGGCATTGTCGTCTTCATCGTATACTAcaagaagaaggggaaaaagctgACAG CAGATCTACAGAACTGGGCTAATGAAGTGTGCAGCCaaataaaaggaacaaag gaACCTCCCAGAGATGCTTTTGTTACTGTAAACATCACAaatgctgctgtgccccagaCCTCTGAAGACACGTGTCTCCTGGTCCCCTCGGGCTCTCCTGTCCCTGGAAACTCGTGCTGCACCTCTGGTCACACTCCTTGCAGGAATGagagccccagcacagagccttGTGAGGCAGGAGGGTTTTCTGCGGTGACTGAGACTGATGACTACCAATTCCCACCAGTTCCCACGGAAGATGAATACATGGATAAGGATCTCCATAACACTGATTATTTATCGTTACTCAGTCAGACTGCCAGTAAAACCGTGTCATCGTTATCAGAACCAGTGGAGGCAGGGGAGAATGACAGCTTGAACCAGTACTTTTCAGGTATTGGGAGCACAGAGGATGTATCAGTCTCTCAAGGCTTTCACCCTCCCTCCAACACAGATGGGGCACACGTTGCCACCGAACAACTTCTACAGAAATCTTGCCAACATGGCCACGGTTGCCCGAAGGAAACAGGCAACAAAGACACAGATCATTTTGCGACAAACTGTGACTCAGAGAAGATCTGTGTGAGGTGTGGCATTTTGTACAGAGAATCTCCCCAAAAGTGTGACAAACCCTGTTGTGCAGCGGCTGACAGCACCTCCACCTCCCCAGAAACTGCTTCTTGTGCCCAGTGCACCTGTGGTTTGAATTCTCTCTCTGCTGGTCAGAGCACTCTAGCAAATGATCTTGGTATGGAAGATGCACCTTCAGATAGTACCAACATGAAGTACCAGAGCACAAACAGAAGCACTTCAGGGACGCACAGAAGCACTTCAGGGACACACAGCAGCACTTCAGACCTCCCTCCAGCATCTG GAAATGTGACTGGAAACAGTAACTCCACCTTTATTTCAAGTGGACAAGTAATGAATTTCAAGGGCGACATCATTGTTGTCTACCTTAGCCAAAACTCTCAGGAGGGGGCGACGGCCTCGGGGCCGAGCGAGGAGAACGTGGGCAGCCCCGTGCAGGAGGAGAACCTCAGCCGCTGCGAGACTTTCGCGGGCAATGCCCAGCACTACAAGGAGAAGTGTGCGGAGCTGCAGGgcgcctgcccggccccggggagcGGGGGGCCACGGTGGCCTGGGGGAGCCCTGGCCCGGGAGCGGGGCCCGTCCTGCGGTGGACAAGCCTCCCAGCCcgtgcaggaggaggggaaacTGGGACACTTCTCGGAGAAGGTGTTGAACTGA
- the TNFRSF11A gene encoding tumor necrosis factor receptor superfamily member 11A isoform X2, whose translation MPVPSGCWLLLLCLAAAGKQLSLQITPPCESEQHYEYSGRCCRKCEPGKYLSARCTATSDSVCQPCGPNEYMDVWNEEDKCLLHKICDQGKALREVNPGNSTFQRQCACTMGYHWNEDCDCCQRNTVCAPGLGVKPPVQQDRDTMCIPCPRGFFSKVSSSTDECKSWTNCTALGMEESVPGTDKSDAVCKERKMPEPSEDGTNRILYVLIVILFFVTLIGIVVFIVYYKKKGKKLTDLQNWANEVCSQIKGTKEPPRDAFVTVNITNAAVPQTSEDTCLLVPSGSPVPGNSCCTSGHTPCRNESPSTEPCEAGGFSAVTETDDYQFPPVPTEDEYMDKDLHNTDYLSLLSQTASKTVSSLSEPVEAGENDSLNQYFSGIGSTEDVSVSQGFHPPSNTDGAHVATEQLLQKSCQHGHGCPKETGNKDTDHFATNCDSEKICVRCGILYRESPQKCDKPCCAAADSTSTSPETASCAQCTCGLNSLSAGQSTLANDLGMEDAPSDSTNMKYQSTNRSTSGTHRSTSGTHSSTSDLPPASGNVTGNSNSTFISSGQVMNFKGDIIVVYLSQNSQEGATASGPSEENVGSPVQEENLSRCETFAGNAQHYKEKCAELQGACPAPGSGGPRWPGGALARERGPSCGGQASQPVQEEGKLGHFSEKVLN comes from the exons ctgtcaCTACAAATCACTCCGCCCTGTGAGAGCGAACAACACTATGAGTACTCTGGACGGTGCTGCAGGAAGTGTGAGCCAG GGAAGTATTTGTCTGCTAGATGCACTGCTACTTCTGATAGCGTGTGCCAGCCGTGTGGCCCAAACGAGTATATGGATGTCTGGAATGAAGAAGATAAATGCTTACTACATAAAATATGTGATCAAG gGAAGGCCTTGAGAGAAGTGAACCCAGGAAACAGCACGTTCCAGCGGCAGTGTGCTTGTACGATGGGCTACCACTGGAACGAGGACTGTGACTGCTGTCAGCGAAATACCGTGTGTGCTCCTGGGCTCGGAGTCAAGCCTCCTG TGCAACAAGACAGGGACACAATGTGCATACCATGTCCCAGAGGCTTCTTCTCAAAGGTCTCTTCATCCACCGACGAGTGTAAATCCTGGACCAA CTGTACAGCTCTAGGAATGGAAGAAAGTGTGCCTGGGACTGACAAGTCTGATGCAGTTTGTAAAGAACGGAAGATGCCTGAGCCATCAGAAGATG GAACAAACAGGATCTTATACGTGTTGATTGTCATCTTGTTTTTCGTGACACTAATTGGCATTGTCGTCTTCATCGTATACTAcaagaagaaggggaaaaagctgACAG ATCTACAGAACTGGGCTAATGAAGTGTGCAGCCaaataaaaggaacaaag gaACCTCCCAGAGATGCTTTTGTTACTGTAAACATCACAaatgctgctgtgccccagaCCTCTGAAGACACGTGTCTCCTGGTCCCCTCGGGCTCTCCTGTCCCTGGAAACTCGTGCTGCACCTCTGGTCACACTCCTTGCAGGAATGagagccccagcacagagccttGTGAGGCAGGAGGGTTTTCTGCGGTGACTGAGACTGATGACTACCAATTCCCACCAGTTCCCACGGAAGATGAATACATGGATAAGGATCTCCATAACACTGATTATTTATCGTTACTCAGTCAGACTGCCAGTAAAACCGTGTCATCGTTATCAGAACCAGTGGAGGCAGGGGAGAATGACAGCTTGAACCAGTACTTTTCAGGTATTGGGAGCACAGAGGATGTATCAGTCTCTCAAGGCTTTCACCCTCCCTCCAACACAGATGGGGCACACGTTGCCACCGAACAACTTCTACAGAAATCTTGCCAACATGGCCACGGTTGCCCGAAGGAAACAGGCAACAAAGACACAGATCATTTTGCGACAAACTGTGACTCAGAGAAGATCTGTGTGAGGTGTGGCATTTTGTACAGAGAATCTCCCCAAAAGTGTGACAAACCCTGTTGTGCAGCGGCTGACAGCACCTCCACCTCCCCAGAAACTGCTTCTTGTGCCCAGTGCACCTGTGGTTTGAATTCTCTCTCTGCTGGTCAGAGCACTCTAGCAAATGATCTTGGTATGGAAGATGCACCTTCAGATAGTACCAACATGAAGTACCAGAGCACAAACAGAAGCACTTCAGGGACGCACAGAAGCACTTCAGGGACACACAGCAGCACTTCAGACCTCCCTCCAGCATCTG GAAATGTGACTGGAAACAGTAACTCCACCTTTATTTCAAGTGGACAAGTAATGAATTTCAAGGGCGACATCATTGTTGTCTACCTTAGCCAAAACTCTCAGGAGGGGGCGACGGCCTCGGGGCCGAGCGAGGAGAACGTGGGCAGCCCCGTGCAGGAGGAGAACCTCAGCCGCTGCGAGACTTTCGCGGGCAATGCCCAGCACTACAAGGAGAAGTGTGCGGAGCTGCAGGgcgcctgcccggccccggggagcGGGGGGCCACGGTGGCCTGGGGGAGCCCTGGCCCGGGAGCGGGGCCCGTCCTGCGGTGGACAAGCCTCCCAGCCcgtgcaggaggaggggaaacTGGGACACTTCTCGGAGAAGGTGTTGAACTGA